A genomic segment from Agelaius phoeniceus isolate bAgePho1 chromosome 2, bAgePho1.hap1, whole genome shotgun sequence encodes:
- the ILK gene encoding scaffold protein ILK, which produces MDDIFTQCREGNAVAVRLWLDNTENDLNQGDDHGFSPLHWACREGRSNVVDMLIMRGARINVMNRGDDTPLHLAASHGHRDIVQKLMQFKADINAVNEHGNTPLHYACFWGHEQVAEDLVGSGALVSIANKYGETPTDKAKTPLREILKERAEKLGQSLTKIPYKDTFWKGTTRTRPRNGTLNKLAGIDFKQLSLSHKLNENQSGELWKGRWQGNDIVIKILRIRDWTTRKSRDFNEEYPKLRIFSHPNVLPVLGACQAPPAPHPIVISHWMPYGSLYNVLHEGTNFVVDQMQAVKFAFDIARGMAFLHTLEPLIPRHHLNSRSVMIDEDMTARISMADVKFSFQCPGRMYAPAWVAPEALQKKPEEINRRSADMWSFAVLLWELVTREVPFADLSNMEIGMKVALEGLRPTIPPGISPHICKLMKICMNEDPAKRPKFDMIVPILEKMQEK; this is translated from the exons ATGGACGACATCTTCACACAGTGCCGGGAGGGCAACGCGGTGGCCGTGCGGCTGTGGCTGGACAACACCGAGAATGACCTCAACCAGGG GGACGACCATGGGTTCAGCCCCCTGCACTGGGCCTGCCGCGAGGGCCGCTCCAACGTGGTGGACATGCTCATCATGCGCGGGGCCCGCATCAACGTCATGAACCGTGGCGACGACACCCCGCTGCACCTGGCCGCCAGCCACGGCCACCGCGACATCGTGCAGAAG ctgATGCAGTTCAAGGCAGACATCAATGCAGTGAACGAGCACGGGAACACGCCACTGCACTATGCCTGCTTCTGGGGACACGAGCAGGTGGCTGAG gacCTTGTGGGCAGCGGGGCCCTGGTCAGCATTGCTAACAAATATGGTGAGACCCCCACAGACAAGGCCAAGACGCCACTGCGAGAGATCCTGAAAG AGCGTGCTGAGAAGCTGGGCCAGAGCCTCACCAAGATCCCCTACAAGGACACGTTCTGGAAGGGCACAACCCGCACCCGGCCCA GGAACGGGACCCTGAACAAACTCGCCGGGATTGACTTCAAACAGCTGAGCCTAAGCCACAAACTGAACGAGAACCAGTCGGGAGAG ctgtggAAGGGGCGCTGGCAGGGCAATGACATCGTAATCAAGATACTGAGGATCCGGGACTGGACAACGCGAAAGAGCCGGGACTTCAATGAGGAGTACCCAAAACTGCG GATCTTTTCCCACCCCAATGTGCTGCCGGTGCTGGGTGCCTGCCAGGCCCCTCCAGCTCCCCACCCCATTGTCATCAGCCACTGGATGCCCTATGGCTCCCTGTACAACGTCCTGCACGAGGGAACCA ATTTTGTGGTGGACCAGATGCAGGCGGTGAAGTTTGCCTTCGACATTGCGCGGGGCATGGCCTTCCTGCACACGCTGGAGCCCCTCATCCCACGGCACCACCTCAACAGCCGCAGCGTCATG atcGATGAGGACATGACGGCACGGATCAGCATGGCCGACGTCAAGTTCTCCTTCCAGTGCCCAGGGCGGATGTATGCCCCGGCCTGGGTGGCTCCTGAAG ccctgcagaagaAACCAGAGGAGATCAACCGGCGCTCAGCTGACATGTGGAGCTTTGcggtgctgctgtgggagctggtgACACGTGAGGTGCCCTTCGCTGACCTGTCCAACATGGAGATCGGTATGAAG GTAGCGCTGGAGGGGCTGCGTCCCACCATCCCCCCTGGCATCTCCCCCCACATCTGCAAACTGATGAAGATCTGCATGAACGAGGACCCGGCCAAGCGCCCCAAGTTCGACATGATTGTGCCCATCCTGGAGAAGATGCAGGAGAAGTAG